A single genomic interval of Nocardioides nitrophenolicus harbors:
- a CDS encoding F0F1 ATP synthase subunit gamma: MAVSLREYRARIKSTESMKKITRAMELIAASRIIKAQQRAQAAAPYARELTRAVSAVATFSNVDHPLTREEENPKRAAVLVITSDRGLAGAYSSSVIKETERLAERLRAEGKELDFYLAGRKAEAYFKFRGRPYVQAWTGFSDQPTYDKAAEIGAALIEAFLKEQGEEGDVDEVHVVYTRFRSMLTQEPTAIRLLPLEVVEGEEAPEADELLPLYEFEPSAAEVLDGLLPQYVQSRIFYALLQAAASELAARQKAMKSATDNAEELIKKLTRIANQARQAGITQEISEIVGGVNALADAQAAND; this comes from the coding sequence GCGGATCAAGTCGACGGAGTCGATGAAGAAGATCACGCGCGCCATGGAGCTCATCGCTGCGTCCCGGATCATCAAGGCGCAGCAGCGGGCGCAGGCGGCAGCGCCGTACGCCCGGGAGCTGACCCGTGCCGTGTCGGCGGTGGCGACGTTCTCCAACGTCGACCACCCGCTGACCCGGGAGGAGGAGAACCCCAAGCGGGCCGCCGTCCTGGTCATCACCAGCGACCGCGGTCTGGCGGGTGCCTACTCCTCGAGTGTCATCAAGGAGACCGAGCGGCTCGCCGAGCGGCTGCGGGCCGAGGGCAAGGAGCTCGACTTCTACCTCGCCGGCCGCAAGGCCGAGGCGTACTTCAAGTTCCGCGGGCGTCCGTACGTCCAGGCCTGGACCGGGTTCTCCGACCAGCCGACGTACGACAAGGCGGCCGAGATCGGGGCCGCCCTGATCGAGGCGTTCTTGAAGGAGCAGGGCGAGGAGGGTGACGTCGATGAGGTCCACGTCGTCTACACCCGGTTCCGCTCCATGCTCACCCAGGAGCCGACCGCGATCCGGCTGCTGCCGCTCGAGGTCGTCGAGGGCGAGGAGGCCCCCGAGGCCGACGAGCTGCTGCCGCTCTACGAGTTCGAGCCGTCGGCGGCCGAGGTGCTGGACGGGCTGCTGCCGCAGTACGTCCAGAGCCGGATCTTCTACGCCCTCCTGCAGGCCGCGGCCTCCGAGCTCGCCGCCCGTCAGAAGGCGATGAAGTCGGCGACCGACAACGCCGAGGAGCTGATCAAGAAGCTCACCCGGATCGCCAACCAGGCACGCCAGGCGGGCATCACCCAGGAGATCAGTGAGATCGTGGGTGGCGTGAACGCGCTCGCCGACGCCCAGGCTGCGAACGACTGA
- the atpD gene encoding F0F1 ATP synthase subunit beta — protein MTATVEETTASGAASVGRIARVIGPVVDIEFPTDAMPDIYNKLEAEITLDGETSVLPLEVAQHIGDGMVRAISLKPTDGLVRGQTVSDTGSPISVPVGDVTLGKVFNATGDFLNLAEGETVEVTERWGIHRKAPAFDQLESKTQMFETGIKVIDLLAPYVTGGKIGLFGGAGVGKTVLIQEMIARVAKNHGGVSVFAGVGERTREGNDLIVEMQEAGVFDKVALVFGQMDEPPGTRLRVALSALTMAEYFRDVQGQDVLLFIDNIFRFTQAGSEVSTLLGRMPSAVGYQPNLADEMGTLQERITSTRGRSITSMQAIYVPADDYTDPAPAATFAHLDATTELSREIASLGIYPAVDPLTSTSRILDPQYIGQAHYDCAIRIKQILQRNKELQDIIAILGVDELSEEDKIIVSRARRIQRFLSQNTYVAKQFTGIEGSTVPVAETIEAFNKIADGEYDHVAEQAFFMCGGLDDVERNWAEIQKSL, from the coding sequence ATGACTGCAACGGTTGAAGAGACCACCGCCAGCGGTGCGGCCTCGGTGGGTCGGATCGCTCGGGTCATCGGCCCGGTCGTGGACATCGAGTTCCCGACCGACGCGATGCCCGACATCTACAACAAGCTCGAGGCCGAGATCACCCTCGACGGCGAGACCTCGGTCCTGCCGCTCGAGGTGGCCCAGCACATCGGCGACGGCATGGTCCGCGCCATCTCCCTGAAGCCGACCGACGGCCTGGTCCGCGGCCAGACCGTGTCCGACACGGGCAGCCCGATCTCGGTCCCCGTCGGCGACGTCACCCTCGGCAAGGTGTTCAACGCCACCGGCGACTTCCTCAACCTCGCCGAGGGCGAGACCGTCGAGGTCACCGAGCGTTGGGGCATCCACCGCAAGGCGCCGGCCTTCGACCAGCTGGAGTCGAAGACCCAGATGTTCGAGACCGGCATCAAGGTCATCGACCTGCTCGCGCCGTATGTCACCGGTGGAAAGATCGGCCTGTTCGGTGGCGCCGGCGTCGGCAAGACCGTGCTCATCCAGGAGATGATCGCGCGCGTCGCCAAGAACCACGGTGGTGTGTCGGTGTTCGCCGGTGTCGGCGAGCGCACCCGTGAGGGCAACGACCTGATCGTCGAGATGCAGGAGGCCGGCGTCTTCGACAAGGTCGCCCTGGTCTTCGGCCAGATGGACGAGCCGCCGGGCACGCGCCTCCGCGTCGCCCTGTCCGCGCTGACGATGGCGGAGTACTTCCGCGACGTCCAGGGCCAGGACGTGCTGCTGTTCATCGACAACATCTTCCGGTTCACCCAGGCGGGCTCCGAGGTCTCGACCCTGCTCGGCCGGATGCCGTCCGCGGTGGGCTACCAGCCCAACCTGGCCGACGAGATGGGCACCCTGCAGGAGCGGATCACCTCGACCCGCGGTCGCTCGATCACCTCGATGCAGGCGATCTACGTCCCCGCGGACGACTACACCGACCCGGCCCCGGCGGCGACCTTCGCGCACCTCGACGCCACGACCGAGCTCTCCCGTGAGATCGCGTCGCTCGGCATCTACCCGGCGGTCGACCCGCTGACCTCGACCTCGCGGATCCTCGACCCGCAGTACATCGGGCAGGCGCACTACGACTGCGCGATCCGGATCAAGCAGATCCTGCAGCGCAACAAGGAGCTCCAGGACATCATCGCGATCCTCGGTGTCGACGAGCTCTCCGAGGAAGACAAGATCATCGTCTCCCGCGCCCGTCGCATCCAGCGGTTCCTGTCGCAGAACACCTACGTCGCCAAGCAGTTCACCGGCATCGAGGGCTCGACGGTTCCCGTGGCCGAGACCATCGAGGCGTTCAACAAGATCGCCGACGGTGAGTACGACCACGTCGCCGAGCAGGCCTTCTTCATGTGCGGTGGTCTCGACGACGTCGAGCGCAACTGGGCCGAGATCCAGAAGAGCCTCTGA
- a CDS encoding F0F1 ATP synthase subunit epsilon codes for MADTTVEHLHVELVAADRTVWSGEAAMIIARTLDGDIGVLRGHAPTLSLLSASVVEIQVANSNQLVVVAVDGGFLSVANDRVSILAERVELAEDIEVSQARIDLEEAKRLLDSSNEAEQRVRHAEARIRAAEKVA; via the coding sequence ATGGCTGACACCACGGTCGAGCACCTGCACGTCGAGCTCGTCGCTGCCGACCGGACCGTGTGGTCCGGTGAGGCGGCGATGATCATCGCGCGCACGCTCGACGGAGACATCGGCGTGCTGCGCGGTCACGCGCCCACGCTGTCGCTGCTCTCGGCCTCCGTGGTCGAGATCCAGGTCGCGAACTCCAACCAGCTCGTGGTCGTCGCCGTCGACGGTGGCTTCCTCTCGGTCGCCAACGACCGCGTGTCGATCCTGGCCGAGCGGGTCGAGCTCGCCGAGGACATCGAGGTGTCCCAGGCGCGCATCGACCTCGAGGAGGCCAAGCGGCTGCTCGACTCGAGCAACGAGGCCGAGCAGCGCGTGCGTCACGCCGAGGCGCGGATCCGCGCCGCGGAGAAGGTCGCGTAG